The DNA sequence AGGTTTGCTGGTGCTGATTCTCCAAAGGTATCTATGGAAATGATTTTGCCTTCAAAACCAGTATATTTGTGCCATCCAAAGCTGGTTGCAGCTTCTACCGCGACTCTTTTTACTTTATTTGATGGTAATACAG is a window from the Cellulosilyticum sp. I15G10I2 genome containing:
- a CDS encoding transketolase-like TK C-terminal-containing protein, encoding VLPSNKVKRVAVEAATSFGWHKYTGFEGKIISIDTFGESAPANLIFEKHGFTTNNVVSAAKSLLK